The following proteins come from a genomic window of Triticum aestivum cultivar Chinese Spring chromosome 6A, IWGSC CS RefSeq v2.1, whole genome shotgun sequence:
- the LOC123131472 gene encoding putative invertase inhibitor, whose product MARRHCQALSCCLVVVLLFILASSSSASTLEHMCKYVATTRKDIGYDYCIKFFQANKTSAAADNRGLGVIATQISRAAASDTLKRIDTLLASEKDKKIHARLSDCRVLYSAAVNLLEVAANLNAVVSDTYTCENGFRVLGVTSPLAAEDARFLKDCSIALIITSTFW is encoded by the coding sequence ATGGCGAGGAGGCATTGCCAAGCTCTCTCCTgctgcctcgtcgtcgtcctcctcttcatcctcgccTCGTCCAGCAGCGCTTCTACTCTAGAACACATGTGCAAGTACGTCGCCACAACCCGCAAGGATATCGGCTACGACTACTGCATCAAGTTTTTCCAAGCCAACAagaccagcgccgccgccgacaACCGCGGCCTTGGCGTCATCGCCACGCAGATCAGCCGCGCAGCAGCCTCGGACACCCTCAAGCGAATCGACACCCTCCTGGCTTCGGAGAAGGACAAGAAGATCCATGCGCGCCTCTCTGACTGCCGCGTGCTGTACTCAGCCGCGGTGAACTTGCTCGAGGTGGCGGCGAACCTCAACGCCGTGGTATCGGACACCTACACCTGTGAGAATGGGTTCCGCGTGCTAGGCGTGACTTCACCACTGGCCGCGGAGGACGCCAGATTCCTCAAGGACTGCTCCATCGCTCTCATTATAACGAGCACGTTCTGGTAG